AATGATTAGCAGAACTTTATTTACAGATATATTGATCATGATTTTTCTTGTTGCATTACAGATATTTGTATTGAACAGGATTACGCTTTTCGGGAAATATACTCCGGTATTATATCCTGTATTTGTCATGTTCTATCCTTTTTTCAGGAATAAATTTCAGTTTCTGGCATTGAGCTTTTTAATAGGACTGTCTATTGACGGTTTTCTTTATTCATGGGGGATTAATGCATTTGCTACAACGTTGATTGCTTATTTCAGAACGTTGATTTTCAGAACCTCCACAGACACATCTACGGACTTTTTCTCTTTTCAGTCCCTTCAATGGGCGCAGTTTTTGCTGTTTTTATTTTCAAGTATCTTTCTGCATCAGCTTTTAGTACAGTATATCGAGTTCTTTAAGTTTAGCAGATTTTTTGAAATATTATTTAATGTGTTGGTAACAAGTGTAATTTCCTTTATATTTATCGTTGTTTACGCATTAATATTTAAAATCAAACAAAAAGTTTGAACACACGTTATTTAAAAATCTTTTCCATTCTTGTTGCTATCGCCATTATTTTTGTGGCGAGGCTTGCATATTTACAGTTGTTTACCGACCGTTATGCGCTGAACGCAGCCAATACATCCATTAAAACAGAATACGTTATTCCGCAGCGAGGGGTAATTTTTGACAGAAATGGAAAGATCATGGTAGGGAATCAGCCGGCATATGAAGTTTCTTTTACGCAGGCTTTAATGAAGTCAGACTTTGATACTCTTGGGTTCTGTAGCCTGATGAAAATCAGTAAGCCCGATTTTATTAACAGGATTAATCTGATTAAAAAAGAAAAATACTACTCTAAACTGACCCCGATGACCTTTCTGAAGGATCTGAGCAGGGAGGATATTGCAAGAGTTCAGGAGATTATTTTTAAATATCCGGCCTTTACCATTGTGCAAAGACCACAGCGTCAATATGAAGTGTCCACATCAGGAAACCTTCTGGGATATACCAGTGAAGTAAACGAAAGAGAGATTAAAAAAGATTCTACTTATTACTTACCGGGGGATTTTATCGGAAAAACAGGGGTTGAAAAATCTTACGAAAAAGAACTTCGAGGAATAAAAGGAATAAAATATATCCAAAAAGATATAAGACTGCGAAATATTGGTTCTTATAAAAACGGTTCTCTGGATAGAGATGTTATTACCGGTAAAGATATTACATTAACTATTGATTATGACCTTCAGAGAACGGCTGAAGAAATGCTGGTGAATAAACACGGAGCAATTGTTGCAATCGATCCTAATAATGGGGAAGTATTAGTTGCTGCTACCGGACCGGACATTGATCCTAACCTTTTCACCGGACCTAATAAATCAAAAAATTTATACGCTTTATCTAAAGATACACTTTACGAAAATAAACCTACATTCGATAGATCATTACAGGCGGGGTATCCTCCGGGATCTACTTTTAAACTATTGACTGCTTTGGCCGCAATGCAGATGGGAGTAATGGATGAAAATACAATTTTCCCTTGTGGTGGTGGATTTTTCTATAAAGGTAAGAGAATTAAAGGCCACGGGGGAGCCGAGCCGTTGATTCCTTCTATTCAGGTTTCCAGTAACTGCTTTTTTACCTATGCATTTATTGCAATCATCAAAAAATATCCTGGAAATCCTTCAAAAGGTGTTGATGAATGGAAAAAAATCATGAGCAGCTTTGGAGTAGGTGAGTTTTTAAATAATGATTTTGCCGTAGGAGCAAAAGGAAGAATCCCTTCCGGAGATTTCTATGAGAAAAGATTTAAAGCCATCATGAAAGCGAGCGGCTCTAAGAGAACTGATTTTAAAAACTGGGATGAGATGTCAACTGGGGCTATTTACAACGGGATGGGGCAGGGAGATGTTCTGGTAACTCCTATTCAGTTAGCTAACTATGTTTCTGCTATTGCCAACAAAGGGTGGTATTATACTCCGCATATTGTAAAAGCAATTGACGGTAAAGCCAATCCTGATCCGAGATTTAAAGTAAAACATAAAACCCTTGTAGATCCCAAGCATTTTGAACCTGTTTTAAAGGGAATGGAGGCTGTGGTCTTAAGAGGAACCGCGAGAAGTCTGAAATCAAATGATTTCACTCAGCTGGCCAAAACAGGTACAGCTCAGGTTCCGCAAGGAAAAGATAACTCTATTTTTGTACTGATTGCTCCTGCTGATAAACCTAAAATTGTGGTGGTTGCAGTCATGGAACACGCCGGATTCGGGGCAACCTGGGCAGGTCCAGCTTGTACTGTGATCGCTGAAAAATATATTACCGGTGATCTTAAGAGAGAAAATCTCTATAAAAAAATGATCGGTGCCAGTTTTATGCCTGAATATAAAAGGCAGTGGATAGCAGATCTTAAACGTAAAGGCTGGTATATAGACCCTAAACCTGACTCCATCAGACGAAAAAGAATAAAAGATAGTCTGGAATTTGTAAAGCAGCAAAAAGCCGTGCTGCAAAAGAATATAGGAGAGGAAACGAAAAATAATAACCCTGCTAAAAAACCTGTGAAGTAATGAAATGGACTGAAGGAATAGATAAACTGGGCCTTGGGCTGTATTTCCTGCTTTGCATCTTTGCTATTGCAAATATTTACAGTGTGGATCAGAAGCTGGGTGAAAAGCAATTGATGTTTTTCTGTATTTCTTTGTTCGTAGGACTTATGATATTCTTTAGCCGAAGCAAGTTCTTTGAGAATATGGCGGGTATCATCTACATTGGGGGAGTTCTTTTACTGATTGGACTTTTTCCCTTTGGAAAGGAGATTCTGGGCCAGAAGAACTGGTATAAATTCGGAAGTTTTACCATGCAGCCTGTAGAGTTTGCAAAAATAGGAACAGCACTGATGCTGGCCAATTATGTTTCCGGGCCTGATTTTAATCTGAAAAACAGGAAATCTCTGTGGACTACTTTAGCTATTATAGGTATTCCGGCAGCAGTAGTTCTGGCAATTCCGGATGTGGGTTCCATGCTTGTATTTATCGCGTTTTTCATCGCTTTATATAGAGAGGGATTGAGTGGTCTTTTGTTTGGAATAGGATTTATTTTTGCAGGAGTCTTTTTAGTTGCGCTGGCTGTACCTCCGGTATATGTTGCTGTAGCTGTTTTGGTGATTGCCGGTGTTCTTATTGCCATGAATTATCATAGAATGTCCTGGGACGTCATCTCTATATCAGGAATTGCAGGATCTATTCTTTTATTATGCGGACTTGCATTTGGATCTCCCTATATCTTAGAAAAGCTTCCAAAGCACCAGAGAGAGAGAGTTGAAGTTCTTTATAAAGGAGAAAAAGCATTTAGAGATACCTCTGGTTATAACTTGCTCTATTCAAAAACAGCCATCGGATCAGGTGGGCTTTTGGGGAAAGGATATCGTGAAGGATCCGTTACTCAGGGGAAATTTGTTCCGGAGCAGGAAACCGATTATATTTTCTGTACTGTAGGAGAGGAGTGGGGATTCTTAGGAAGTGCTATTCTGATTTTATGTTACATGGTTTATATTGGCCGTATTTACTATCTGGCAGAAAAGCAGAAGTCTACCTTTAACCGCGTATTTGGATATTGTTTTGCCTCTATTTTGCTGATGCACTTTTCAATCAATTTAGGGATGGTTATGGGGCTTTTCCCAACAGTAGGTATTCCTTTGCCATACTTTAGTTATGGAGGAAGTTCTTTGCTGGCATTCTCTATGATGACTTTTATCTTCTTTAAACTTAATTATTCAGACAAGAATAGTTTGGTATAAGCTTAAAGATTATTCCCTGAAGTTAATATTTAACCGCTTATTTTATTCAACAATGTTTATAGCCCGTGAAATCTGCGGGAGAATTACTGTTATCAAATATCATCTTTATGAAAGAAGCTTATATTGTAGATCAAAATTTTGAAAACATAGATTTTTCACAGCTGGAAAAAGGAGAGTACGAAAACTGCACGTTCAGAAACTGTAATTTTGAATATGTAGATCTGTCGGGCTTTAGTTTTACAGACTGCGAGTTTATAGGATGTAACCTCAGCATGGCAAAGCTTATGAAAACAGCCTTTCGTGATGTGGTGTTCAGAGAATGTAAAATGTTCGGACTTCAGTTTAATGATTGCAACGGATTTGGATTATCTTTTAAATTTGAAGATAGCGCTTTGAACAATTCTGTATTCTATCAAACTTCAATAAAGAAAACGGTTTTCAAAAATTCTAAGCTGATAGAGGTTGATTTTACTGAGGCTGATCTGTCAAATGCTGTCTTTGGTAACTGTGACCTGTCAGGTGCCGTTTTCGACAATACAAACCTGGAAAAAGCGGATTTCAGGACTTCGTTCCACTATTCAATAGATCCTTCTTTAAACAGGCTTAGAAAGGCTAAATTCTCGCTTTCTGAAATCTATGGCTTACTGTACAAGCTGGATATTGAAATTGATAAGAGTTAGAAGTCAAAAGTTTAATATATAAAAAAGAAAATTGATACTGTTTATCATTAATAGGAGCGGGCTTTAGATCCGCTTTCTCTTTAAGGATATATTCCGTTGGCTTACCAAAAACATATTAAAACAATACCAATAAAAAAGCCATCAGTATTCTGATGGCTTCATTATTTAAATCAATTATTTATAAAACTAAAAATTTGCTGGTGTAGCTGGAGTAATAGCCGCTAAGTTATTATAAGATTCTCCTTCTTCATTGATTACTCTTTTTGCGAATCTGAACTTAGGTCCCCAGTAAGAATCATTCAGAGAAGATATCATTACTCCTTTGGATGTTGCTGCGTGGATAAACTTGATCTCACCTTCTTCACTAACACTTTCTACAATACCTACGTGAGAAATTCTTCTTCCATGAGAAAAGAAGATTAAATCTCCTTTCTGAAGGTCTCCTTTTTCAATTTTTTCACCTTCCTGAGCCTGAGATGCTGCTACTCTTGGTAAGCTAAGACCTGCTGCCGCTCCGAATACAGAAAGAACAAAAGCTGAACAATCTATACCGTTTCTTGTAGTTCCTCCATATCTGTAAGGAGTTCCAAGGTATGTTTCAGCTTCAGTAAGGATACCGTCAATGGTTTTATTATGTTTGATTGCTTTTGCAATCTCAGAATTCTTAATTGTTTTTTTAGCATTAGCTATAGATGCTGCCTTTTCAGCTAGAAATGAATCTATCAATTTCTGCTTATCCTGCTCTATTTTTTTGTTATCTATAGAAGCTAGTTTGGCATCTGTTTTGTATTCTTTTGTGTAAGTTGCTGGTTTTGAAACTACATAATTAGTAGCACACGATTGCAATGAGACTGTAGTAACTATAGCGACTAAATAAGACAAAACTCTTTTCTTCATATATATTTGATTAACCGTGTTAAAAAGGGATATTTATTTTCAAAAGCATTACAAAAGTAGAGATTCCGAGCAAAAGACTCCTCTTATGATAATTATCAGGATCTTATTTTAACACTATTTAACATATTGTTTACATATGTTAAAGAAAAATAAACCGCAACCGCCTATTTTTGGCGAGTATGCGGTTTTTTTTATTAAGATTCTTTAACAAACAATATCGATTTTCTTCTATAAATCGGATTCTTTGATTTAAAACTCTAATTTTCAAGGCTGTTAATAAATCAAAAAAATTCCCCGGAAAACCGAGGAATTTAAACTAATATGGAACTGTACAGCTGTTATTTGGTAAACAACATTTCTCTGTATTTTGTCATAGGCCAAAGCTCATCGTCTACCATCATTTCTAGTGCATCAGATGCGTCACGAATAGGGTCAAATAAAGGTTTTACTTTGTTACAGTATTCTTCTGCCTGTTTTTGGCTGTCTGAAACATCTTTTGCAGCTTCTCTGGCTTTAAGAAGGGCTTCAACTCCAAGTTTGATTTTAGAGACATTTTCGGAAATGTCTGTAATCAAACTCATTTGTTCTTTTGCCAATGGCTTGAAGTCTTTGTCTCCAAAAATTTCTTTAAGACCTTTTACGTTTTCAATTAATCTGTTCTGATAATTTAAAGCAGAAGGAATAATGTGGTTTCTTGCGATATCACTCAATACTCTAGCTTCAATATCGATTACTGTAGAGTATTTCTCCAGTTTGATTTCGTTTCTTGCCTCAACTTCTCTGTGGTTGAAAATTCCCATCTCCTCATATAGATCTAAGAATTTTTTGTCCATTTCCTGCTTAAGAGCTTCAGGAGTTGTTTTAAGGTTGTTTAACCCTCTTTTTTCAGCTTCTTTTGCCCAGTCATCAGAGTATCCGTCACCTTCGAACATGATGCTCTTGGATTGCTTGATGTATTCTCTTAATACGTTGAAGATGGCTTCGTCTTTCTTCAGACCTCCTTCTATAAGGCTGTCCACTTCTTTTTTGAAGTCGTTAAGCTGCTTTGCTGCAATAGTATTCATTACCGTCATAGACTCTGCACAGTTAGCAGAAGAACCTACGGCTCTGATTTCAAATTTATTTCCTGTAAATGCAAATGGAGAAGTTCTGTTTCGGTCTGTATTGTCTAACAGGATTTCAGGAATTTTTCCAACTACATTTAATTTTAATTCTGTTTTTTCTTCCGGAGATAATTTTCCGCTTGTTACTTTTTCAAGTTCTTCCAAAACACTGAACAATTGGCTTCCGATAAATACG
This genomic window from Chryseobacterium sp. MEBOG06 contains:
- a CDS encoding rod shape-determining protein MreD encodes the protein MISRTLFTDILIMIFLVALQIFVLNRITLFGKYTPVLYPVFVMFYPFFRNKFQFLALSFLIGLSIDGFLYSWGINAFATTLIAYFRTLIFRTSTDTSTDFFSFQSLQWAQFLLFLFSSIFLHQLLVQYIEFFKFSRFFEILFNVLVTSVISFIFIVVYALIFKIKQKV
- a CDS encoding peptidoglycan D,D-transpeptidase FtsI family protein, which produces MNTRYLKIFSILVAIAIIFVARLAYLQLFTDRYALNAANTSIKTEYVIPQRGVIFDRNGKIMVGNQPAYEVSFTQALMKSDFDTLGFCSLMKISKPDFINRINLIKKEKYYSKLTPMTFLKDLSREDIARVQEIIFKYPAFTIVQRPQRQYEVSTSGNLLGYTSEVNEREIKKDSTYYLPGDFIGKTGVEKSYEKELRGIKGIKYIQKDIRLRNIGSYKNGSLDRDVITGKDITLTIDYDLQRTAEEMLVNKHGAIVAIDPNNGEVLVAATGPDIDPNLFTGPNKSKNLYALSKDTLYENKPTFDRSLQAGYPPGSTFKLLTALAAMQMGVMDENTIFPCGGGFFYKGKRIKGHGGAEPLIPSIQVSSNCFFTYAFIAIIKKYPGNPSKGVDEWKKIMSSFGVGEFLNNDFAVGAKGRIPSGDFYEKRFKAIMKASGSKRTDFKNWDEMSTGAIYNGMGQGDVLVTPIQLANYVSAIANKGWYYTPHIVKAIDGKANPDPRFKVKHKTLVDPKHFEPVLKGMEAVVLRGTARSLKSNDFTQLAKTGTAQVPQGKDNSIFVLIAPADKPKIVVVAVMEHAGFGATWAGPACTVIAEKYITGDLKRENLYKKMIGASFMPEYKRQWIADLKRKGWYIDPKPDSIRRKRIKDSLEFVKQQKAVLQKNIGEETKNNNPAKKPVK
- the rodA gene encoding rod shape-determining protein RodA yields the protein MKWTEGIDKLGLGLYFLLCIFAIANIYSVDQKLGEKQLMFFCISLFVGLMIFFSRSKFFENMAGIIYIGGVLLLIGLFPFGKEILGQKNWYKFGSFTMQPVEFAKIGTALMLANYVSGPDFNLKNRKSLWTTLAIIGIPAAVVLAIPDVGSMLVFIAFFIALYREGLSGLLFGIGFIFAGVFLVALAVPPVYVAVAVLVIAGVLIAMNYHRMSWDVISISGIAGSILLLCGLAFGSPYILEKLPKHQRERVEVLYKGEKAFRDTSGYNLLYSKTAIGSGGLLGKGYREGSVTQGKFVPEQETDYIFCTVGEEWGFLGSAILILCYMVYIGRIYYLAEKQKSTFNRVFGYCFASILLMHFSINLGMVMGLFPTVGIPLPYFSYGGSSLLAFSMMTFIFFKLNYSDKNSLV
- a CDS encoding pentapeptide repeat-containing protein, translated to MKEAYIVDQNFENIDFSQLEKGEYENCTFRNCNFEYVDLSGFSFTDCEFIGCNLSMAKLMKTAFRDVVFRECKMFGLQFNDCNGFGLSFKFEDSALNNSVFYQTSIKKTVFKNSKLIEVDFTEADLSNAVFGNCDLSGAVFDNTNLEKADFRTSFHYSIDPSLNRLRKAKFSLSEIYGLLYKLDIEIDKS
- a CDS encoding C40 family peptidase, translating into MKKRVLSYLVAIVTTVSLQSCATNYVVSKPATYTKEYKTDAKLASIDNKKIEQDKQKLIDSFLAEKAASIANAKKTIKNSEIAKAIKHNKTIDGILTEAETYLGTPYRYGGTTRNGIDCSAFVLSVFGAAAGLSLPRVAASQAQEGEKIEKGDLQKGDLIFFSHGRRISHVGIVESVSEEGEIKFIHAATSKGVMISSLNDSYWGPKFRFAKRVINEEGESYNNLAAITPATPANF